One genomic segment of Musa acuminata AAA Group cultivar baxijiao chromosome BXJ3-3, Cavendish_Baxijiao_AAA, whole genome shotgun sequence includes these proteins:
- the LOC135634120 gene encoding uncharacterized protein LOC135634120 isoform X5, which yields MINYRRHILVHRRTLKIDKDFPRNREYLGAFWDKLSSDKAEEILSFTNMSIEEVSGASIIRVLSLWIGKPFFHSLPQTYAKAGSALLDVIQARPASSPICSKKLFSILDDASENTFLCTGTAVSLQKFVFDGEVSKIALEMKNLIACISFLLEQKLVKSWVADKDAEALRCHKLLMEEEEAAQRRQAELLERKRLKKLRQKEQKTKDLIGVENRIGSIRSTDGKTEFPGRSSSRTSSHSDLNTPAISENQVHHFTPSLDPVMATDFRMHVDTEVAVQYIVQNQMNDKQHPVSTQHLLSKPKKTIKNGFGTFQVPAAKFSGPKKNGLYKDTKAASSTTGYKIWTQKNRREEVPYDRMDKIHQDHSIYVDGSKVIIGSICVALGSSDRSKSSQGKLVKPCTKHNNVKSSTGMLWKPVGCHESGYELTTISDMKDYNLDVSLAKNSDQVSPSETHLALVEKRDSVPGAQQDSLAAQTSAGPLLFSSKIAEAFLTERWKEAIAADHVKLVLPSETEAYDSCDNPRYDCSEERPHSYDCLGHGKFGSGEKGGVPGVDLIESSSKPKFRTKPDKNYKLKYVAKQRSTALGE from the exons ATGATAAATTATAGAAGACACATACTTGTGCATAGGCGTACCTTAAAGATTGATAAG GATTTTCCAAGGAACAGGGAGTATTTGGGTGCCTTCTGGGATAAG CTATCTTCGGATAAGGCCGAAGAAATTCTTTCTTTCACAAACATGTCCATAGAG GAGGTTAGTGGTGCTTCAATCATAAGGGTATTGTCATTATGGATTGGAAAGCCATTCTTTCATTCTCTACCGCAAACATATGCAAAGGCTGGATCTGCTTTATTG GATGTGATCCAAGCAAGGCCTGCCAGCTCACCGATATGCTCCAAGAAACTCTTTAGTATCCTTGATGATGCAAGTGAAAATACTTTTTTGTGCACTGGCACAGCTGTGTCCTTGCAGAAGTTTGTGTTTGACGGTGAAGTATCAAAGATTGCACTGGAAATGAAAAACCTCATTGCTTGTATTAGTTTCTTGCTTGAGCAGAAACTG GTCAAATCATGGGTTGCTGACAAGGATGCTGAAGCTTTAAGATGCCATAAGTTGctcatggaggaagaggaagctgcTCAGAGAAG GCAAGCTGAACTTCTGGAAAGGAAAAGATTGAAGAAACTTAGGcagaaagaacagaaaacaaaggaCTTAATTGGTGTAGAAAATAGGATCGGTTCAATTAGAAGTACAGACGGCAAAACTGAATTCCCTGGGAGATCAAGTTCAAGGACTTCATCTCATTCAGATTTGAATACCCCAGCAATATCAGAAAACCAAGTCCATCATTTTACTCCATCATTGGACCCTGTTATGGCTACCGACTTCAGGATGCATGTGGATACCGAGGTTGCAGTTCAGTATATTGTTCAAAATCAGATGAATGACAAACAACATCCTGTTTCCACGCAGCATTTACTCTCCAAACCAAAAAAAACCATTAAAAATGGTTTTGGTACATTTCAGGTCCCTGCTGCAAAATTTTCAGGTCCAAAAAAAAATGGTCTCTATAAGGACACAAAGGCCGCTTCATCAACCACTGGTTATAAGATTTGGACCCAGAAAAATAGGCGAGAGGAGGTGCCATATGACAGAATGGACAAGATTCATCAAGATCATTCGATTTATGTTGATGGTTCGAAGGTTATAATTGGTTCAATATGTGTAGCACTTGGAAGCAGTGATAGATCTAAATCTTCTCAAGGGAAGCTGGTCAAGCCTTGTACTAAACACAACAATGTCAAATCTTCAACAGGAATGCTGTGGAAACCCGTGGGATGCCATGAAAGTGGGTATGAATTGACAACTATATCTGATATGAAGGACTATAACTTGGATGTGTCTTTGGCCAAAAATTCTGACCAAGTTTCTCCCAGCGAGACCCATCTTGCTTTAGTTGAGAAGAGAGACAGTGTTCCTGGGGCACAGCAGGACTCTTTGGCAGCCCAAACAAGTGCAGGGCCATTGTTGTTCTCAAGCAAAATTGCAGAGGCTTTTCTCACAGAGA GATGGAAGGAGGCCATTGCTGCAGATCATGTGAAGCTAGTTCTACCATCTGAAACTGAAGCATATGATAGCTGCGATAATCCCCGGTATGATTGCTCTGAGGAAAGGCCACATTCTTATGATTGCCTTGGACATGGCAAATTTGGTAGCGGAGAAAAAGGTGGGGTGCCTGGAGTGGATTTGATCGAATCTTCATCCAAGCCTAAATTTAGAACAAAGCCCGACAAAAATTACAAACTAAAATATGTTGCGAAGCAACGGAGTACTGCTTTAGGTGAGTAG
- the LOC135634120 gene encoding uncharacterized protein LOC135634120 isoform X3 encodes MKPGKEGQDSLNNIIRQAIDKETLLSVCRTGGKDSILELFKGETAGMSEAMEDSCSSKDSGSTIKGTKTSSEQMQALKIPEAVLAFAQAAARANGEPEKYLPGWPLFSPAKVQLQKCEKCSREFCAMINYRRHILVHRRTLKIDKDFPRNREYLGAFWDKEVSGASIIRVLSLWIGKPFFHSLPQTYAKAGSALLDVIQARPASSPICSKKLFSILDDASENTFLCTGTAVSLQKFVFDGEVSKIALEMKNLIACISFLLEQKLVKSWVADKDAEALRCHKLLMEEEEAAQRRQAELLERKRLKKLRQKEQKTKDLIGVENRIGSIRSTDGKTEFPGRSSSRTSSHSDLNTPAISENQVHHFTPSLDPVMATDFRMHVDTEVAVQYIVQNQMNDKQHPVSTQHLLSKPKKTIKNGFGTFQVPAAKFSGPKKNGLYKDTKAASSTTGYKIWTQKNRREEVPYDRMDKIHQDHSIYVDGSKVIIGSICVALGSSDRSKSSQGKLVKPCTKHNNVKSSTGMLWKPVGCHESGYELTTISDMKDYNLDVSLAKNSDQVSPSETHLALVEKRDSVPGAQQDSLAAQTSAGPLLFSSKIAEAFLTERWKEAIAADHVKLVLPSETEAYDSCDNPRYDCSEERPHSYDCLGHGKFGSGEKGGVPGVDLIESSSKPKFRTKPDKNYKLKYVAKQRSTALGE; translated from the exons ATGAAACCAGGCAAGGAAGGGCAGGACTCCCTGAACAACATCATTAGACAAGCAATTGATAAAGAAACACTTCTTTCAGTCTGTAGAACTG GAGGAAAGGATAGCATTCTTGAACTTTTCAAAGGTGAGACTGCTGGCATGAGTGAGGCTATGGAAGATAGTTGTTCTTCAAAGGATAGTGGCAGCACTATCAAGGGGACTAAAACCTCATCTGAACAGATGCAAGCACTCAAAATTCCTGAAGCTGTTCTAGCCTTTGCTCAAGCTGCTGCAAGGGCAAACGGTGAGCCTGAAAAAT ATCTTCCAGGATGGCCTTTGTTCTCACCAGCTAAGGTGCAATTGCAGAAATGTGAAAAGTGTTCTCGAGAGTTTTGCGCTATGATAAATTATAGAAGACACATACTTGTGCATAGGCGTACCTTAAAGATTGATAAG GATTTTCCAAGGAACAGGGAGTATTTGGGTGCCTTCTGGGATAAG GAGGTTAGTGGTGCTTCAATCATAAGGGTATTGTCATTATGGATTGGAAAGCCATTCTTTCATTCTCTACCGCAAACATATGCAAAGGCTGGATCTGCTTTATTG GATGTGATCCAAGCAAGGCCTGCCAGCTCACCGATATGCTCCAAGAAACTCTTTAGTATCCTTGATGATGCAAGTGAAAATACTTTTTTGTGCACTGGCACAGCTGTGTCCTTGCAGAAGTTTGTGTTTGACGGTGAAGTATCAAAGATTGCACTGGAAATGAAAAACCTCATTGCTTGTATTAGTTTCTTGCTTGAGCAGAAACTG GTCAAATCATGGGTTGCTGACAAGGATGCTGAAGCTTTAAGATGCCATAAGTTGctcatggaggaagaggaagctgcTCAGAGAAG GCAAGCTGAACTTCTGGAAAGGAAAAGATTGAAGAAACTTAGGcagaaagaacagaaaacaaaggaCTTAATTGGTGTAGAAAATAGGATCGGTTCAATTAGAAGTACAGACGGCAAAACTGAATTCCCTGGGAGATCAAGTTCAAGGACTTCATCTCATTCAGATTTGAATACCCCAGCAATATCAGAAAACCAAGTCCATCATTTTACTCCATCATTGGACCCTGTTATGGCTACCGACTTCAGGATGCATGTGGATACCGAGGTTGCAGTTCAGTATATTGTTCAAAATCAGATGAATGACAAACAACATCCTGTTTCCACGCAGCATTTACTCTCCAAACCAAAAAAAACCATTAAAAATGGTTTTGGTACATTTCAGGTCCCTGCTGCAAAATTTTCAGGTCCAAAAAAAAATGGTCTCTATAAGGACACAAAGGCCGCTTCATCAACCACTGGTTATAAGATTTGGACCCAGAAAAATAGGCGAGAGGAGGTGCCATATGACAGAATGGACAAGATTCATCAAGATCATTCGATTTATGTTGATGGTTCGAAGGTTATAATTGGTTCAATATGTGTAGCACTTGGAAGCAGTGATAGATCTAAATCTTCTCAAGGGAAGCTGGTCAAGCCTTGTACTAAACACAACAATGTCAAATCTTCAACAGGAATGCTGTGGAAACCCGTGGGATGCCATGAAAGTGGGTATGAATTGACAACTATATCTGATATGAAGGACTATAACTTGGATGTGTCTTTGGCCAAAAATTCTGACCAAGTTTCTCCCAGCGAGACCCATCTTGCTTTAGTTGAGAAGAGAGACAGTGTTCCTGGGGCACAGCAGGACTCTTTGGCAGCCCAAACAAGTGCAGGGCCATTGTTGTTCTCAAGCAAAATTGCAGAGGCTTTTCTCACAGAGA GATGGAAGGAGGCCATTGCTGCAGATCATGTGAAGCTAGTTCTACCATCTGAAACTGAAGCATATGATAGCTGCGATAATCCCCGGTATGATTGCTCTGAGGAAAGGCCACATTCTTATGATTGCCTTGGACATGGCAAATTTGGTAGCGGAGAAAAAGGTGGGGTGCCTGGAGTGGATTTGATCGAATCTTCATCCAAGCCTAAATTTAGAACAAAGCCCGACAAAAATTACAAACTAAAATATGTTGCGAAGCAACGGAGTACTGCTTTAGGTGAGTAG
- the LOC135634120 gene encoding uncharacterized protein LOC135634120 isoform X2 — protein MKPGKEGQDSLNNIIRQAIDKETLLSVCRTGGKDSILELFKGETAGMSEAMEDSCSSKDSGSTIKGTKTSSEQMQALKIPEAVLAFAQAAARANDLPGWPLFSPAKVQLQKCEKCSREFCAMINYRRHILVHRRTLKIDKDFPRNREYLGAFWDKLSSDKAEEILSFTNMSIEEVSGASIIRVLSLWIGKPFFHSLPQTYAKAGSALLDVIQARPASSPICSKKLFSILDDASENTFLCTGTAVSLQKFVFDGEVSKIALEMKNLIACISFLLEQKLVKSWVADKDAEALRCHKLLMEEEEAAQRRQAELLERKRLKKLRQKEQKTKDLIGVENRIGSIRSTDGKTEFPGRSSSRTSSHSDLNTPAISENQVHHFTPSLDPVMATDFRMHVDTEVAVQYIVQNQMNDKQHPVSTQHLLSKPKKTIKNGFGTFQVPAAKFSGPKKNGLYKDTKAASSTTGYKIWTQKNRREEVPYDRMDKIHQDHSIYVDGSKVIIGSICVALGSSDRSKSSQGKLVKPCTKHNNVKSSTGMLWKPVGCHESGYELTTISDMKDYNLDVSLAKNSDQVSPSETHLALVEKRDSVPGAQQDSLAAQTSAGPLLFSSKIAEAFLTERWKEAIAADHVKLVLPSETEAYDSCDNPRYDCSEERPHSYDCLGHGKFGSGEKGGVPGVDLIESSSKPKFRTKPDKNYKLKYVAKQRSTALGE, from the exons ATGAAACCAGGCAAGGAAGGGCAGGACTCCCTGAACAACATCATTAGACAAGCAATTGATAAAGAAACACTTCTTTCAGTCTGTAGAACTG GAGGAAAGGATAGCATTCTTGAACTTTTCAAAGGTGAGACTGCTGGCATGAGTGAGGCTATGGAAGATAGTTGTTCTTCAAAGGATAGTGGCAGCACTATCAAGGGGACTAAAACCTCATCTGAACAGATGCAAGCACTCAAAATTCCTGAAGCTGTTCTAGCCTTTGCTCAAGCTGCTGCAAGGGCAAACG ATCTTCCAGGATGGCCTTTGTTCTCACCAGCTAAGGTGCAATTGCAGAAATGTGAAAAGTGTTCTCGAGAGTTTTGCGCTATGATAAATTATAGAAGACACATACTTGTGCATAGGCGTACCTTAAAGATTGATAAG GATTTTCCAAGGAACAGGGAGTATTTGGGTGCCTTCTGGGATAAG CTATCTTCGGATAAGGCCGAAGAAATTCTTTCTTTCACAAACATGTCCATAGAG GAGGTTAGTGGTGCTTCAATCATAAGGGTATTGTCATTATGGATTGGAAAGCCATTCTTTCATTCTCTACCGCAAACATATGCAAAGGCTGGATCTGCTTTATTG GATGTGATCCAAGCAAGGCCTGCCAGCTCACCGATATGCTCCAAGAAACTCTTTAGTATCCTTGATGATGCAAGTGAAAATACTTTTTTGTGCACTGGCACAGCTGTGTCCTTGCAGAAGTTTGTGTTTGACGGTGAAGTATCAAAGATTGCACTGGAAATGAAAAACCTCATTGCTTGTATTAGTTTCTTGCTTGAGCAGAAACTG GTCAAATCATGGGTTGCTGACAAGGATGCTGAAGCTTTAAGATGCCATAAGTTGctcatggaggaagaggaagctgcTCAGAGAAG GCAAGCTGAACTTCTGGAAAGGAAAAGATTGAAGAAACTTAGGcagaaagaacagaaaacaaaggaCTTAATTGGTGTAGAAAATAGGATCGGTTCAATTAGAAGTACAGACGGCAAAACTGAATTCCCTGGGAGATCAAGTTCAAGGACTTCATCTCATTCAGATTTGAATACCCCAGCAATATCAGAAAACCAAGTCCATCATTTTACTCCATCATTGGACCCTGTTATGGCTACCGACTTCAGGATGCATGTGGATACCGAGGTTGCAGTTCAGTATATTGTTCAAAATCAGATGAATGACAAACAACATCCTGTTTCCACGCAGCATTTACTCTCCAAACCAAAAAAAACCATTAAAAATGGTTTTGGTACATTTCAGGTCCCTGCTGCAAAATTTTCAGGTCCAAAAAAAAATGGTCTCTATAAGGACACAAAGGCCGCTTCATCAACCACTGGTTATAAGATTTGGACCCAGAAAAATAGGCGAGAGGAGGTGCCATATGACAGAATGGACAAGATTCATCAAGATCATTCGATTTATGTTGATGGTTCGAAGGTTATAATTGGTTCAATATGTGTAGCACTTGGAAGCAGTGATAGATCTAAATCTTCTCAAGGGAAGCTGGTCAAGCCTTGTACTAAACACAACAATGTCAAATCTTCAACAGGAATGCTGTGGAAACCCGTGGGATGCCATGAAAGTGGGTATGAATTGACAACTATATCTGATATGAAGGACTATAACTTGGATGTGTCTTTGGCCAAAAATTCTGACCAAGTTTCTCCCAGCGAGACCCATCTTGCTTTAGTTGAGAAGAGAGACAGTGTTCCTGGGGCACAGCAGGACTCTTTGGCAGCCCAAACAAGTGCAGGGCCATTGTTGTTCTCAAGCAAAATTGCAGAGGCTTTTCTCACAGAGA GATGGAAGGAGGCCATTGCTGCAGATCATGTGAAGCTAGTTCTACCATCTGAAACTGAAGCATATGATAGCTGCGATAATCCCCGGTATGATTGCTCTGAGGAAAGGCCACATTCTTATGATTGCCTTGGACATGGCAAATTTGGTAGCGGAGAAAAAGGTGGGGTGCCTGGAGTGGATTTGATCGAATCTTCATCCAAGCCTAAATTTAGAACAAAGCCCGACAAAAATTACAAACTAAAATATGTTGCGAAGCAACGGAGTACTGCTTTAGGTGAGTAG
- the LOC135634120 gene encoding uncharacterized protein LOC135634120 isoform X1 translates to MKPGKEGQDSLNNIIRQAIDKETLLSVCRTGGKDSILELFKGETAGMSEAMEDSCSSKDSGSTIKGTKTSSEQMQALKIPEAVLAFAQAAARANGEPEKYLPGWPLFSPAKVQLQKCEKCSREFCAMINYRRHILVHRRTLKIDKDFPRNREYLGAFWDKLSSDKAEEILSFTNMSIEEVSGASIIRVLSLWIGKPFFHSLPQTYAKAGSALLDVIQARPASSPICSKKLFSILDDASENTFLCTGTAVSLQKFVFDGEVSKIALEMKNLIACISFLLEQKLVKSWVADKDAEALRCHKLLMEEEEAAQRRQAELLERKRLKKLRQKEQKTKDLIGVENRIGSIRSTDGKTEFPGRSSSRTSSHSDLNTPAISENQVHHFTPSLDPVMATDFRMHVDTEVAVQYIVQNQMNDKQHPVSTQHLLSKPKKTIKNGFGTFQVPAAKFSGPKKNGLYKDTKAASSTTGYKIWTQKNRREEVPYDRMDKIHQDHSIYVDGSKVIIGSICVALGSSDRSKSSQGKLVKPCTKHNNVKSSTGMLWKPVGCHESGYELTTISDMKDYNLDVSLAKNSDQVSPSETHLALVEKRDSVPGAQQDSLAAQTSAGPLLFSSKIAEAFLTERWKEAIAADHVKLVLPSETEAYDSCDNPRYDCSEERPHSYDCLGHGKFGSGEKGGVPGVDLIESSSKPKFRTKPDKNYKLKYVAKQRSTALGE, encoded by the exons ATGAAACCAGGCAAGGAAGGGCAGGACTCCCTGAACAACATCATTAGACAAGCAATTGATAAAGAAACACTTCTTTCAGTCTGTAGAACTG GAGGAAAGGATAGCATTCTTGAACTTTTCAAAGGTGAGACTGCTGGCATGAGTGAGGCTATGGAAGATAGTTGTTCTTCAAAGGATAGTGGCAGCACTATCAAGGGGACTAAAACCTCATCTGAACAGATGCAAGCACTCAAAATTCCTGAAGCTGTTCTAGCCTTTGCTCAAGCTGCTGCAAGGGCAAACGGTGAGCCTGAAAAAT ATCTTCCAGGATGGCCTTTGTTCTCACCAGCTAAGGTGCAATTGCAGAAATGTGAAAAGTGTTCTCGAGAGTTTTGCGCTATGATAAATTATAGAAGACACATACTTGTGCATAGGCGTACCTTAAAGATTGATAAG GATTTTCCAAGGAACAGGGAGTATTTGGGTGCCTTCTGGGATAAG CTATCTTCGGATAAGGCCGAAGAAATTCTTTCTTTCACAAACATGTCCATAGAG GAGGTTAGTGGTGCTTCAATCATAAGGGTATTGTCATTATGGATTGGAAAGCCATTCTTTCATTCTCTACCGCAAACATATGCAAAGGCTGGATCTGCTTTATTG GATGTGATCCAAGCAAGGCCTGCCAGCTCACCGATATGCTCCAAGAAACTCTTTAGTATCCTTGATGATGCAAGTGAAAATACTTTTTTGTGCACTGGCACAGCTGTGTCCTTGCAGAAGTTTGTGTTTGACGGTGAAGTATCAAAGATTGCACTGGAAATGAAAAACCTCATTGCTTGTATTAGTTTCTTGCTTGAGCAGAAACTG GTCAAATCATGGGTTGCTGACAAGGATGCTGAAGCTTTAAGATGCCATAAGTTGctcatggaggaagaggaagctgcTCAGAGAAG GCAAGCTGAACTTCTGGAAAGGAAAAGATTGAAGAAACTTAGGcagaaagaacagaaaacaaaggaCTTAATTGGTGTAGAAAATAGGATCGGTTCAATTAGAAGTACAGACGGCAAAACTGAATTCCCTGGGAGATCAAGTTCAAGGACTTCATCTCATTCAGATTTGAATACCCCAGCAATATCAGAAAACCAAGTCCATCATTTTACTCCATCATTGGACCCTGTTATGGCTACCGACTTCAGGATGCATGTGGATACCGAGGTTGCAGTTCAGTATATTGTTCAAAATCAGATGAATGACAAACAACATCCTGTTTCCACGCAGCATTTACTCTCCAAACCAAAAAAAACCATTAAAAATGGTTTTGGTACATTTCAGGTCCCTGCTGCAAAATTTTCAGGTCCAAAAAAAAATGGTCTCTATAAGGACACAAAGGCCGCTTCATCAACCACTGGTTATAAGATTTGGACCCAGAAAAATAGGCGAGAGGAGGTGCCATATGACAGAATGGACAAGATTCATCAAGATCATTCGATTTATGTTGATGGTTCGAAGGTTATAATTGGTTCAATATGTGTAGCACTTGGAAGCAGTGATAGATCTAAATCTTCTCAAGGGAAGCTGGTCAAGCCTTGTACTAAACACAACAATGTCAAATCTTCAACAGGAATGCTGTGGAAACCCGTGGGATGCCATGAAAGTGGGTATGAATTGACAACTATATCTGATATGAAGGACTATAACTTGGATGTGTCTTTGGCCAAAAATTCTGACCAAGTTTCTCCCAGCGAGACCCATCTTGCTTTAGTTGAGAAGAGAGACAGTGTTCCTGGGGCACAGCAGGACTCTTTGGCAGCCCAAACAAGTGCAGGGCCATTGTTGTTCTCAAGCAAAATTGCAGAGGCTTTTCTCACAGAGA GATGGAAGGAGGCCATTGCTGCAGATCATGTGAAGCTAGTTCTACCATCTGAAACTGAAGCATATGATAGCTGCGATAATCCCCGGTATGATTGCTCTGAGGAAAGGCCACATTCTTATGATTGCCTTGGACATGGCAAATTTGGTAGCGGAGAAAAAGGTGGGGTGCCTGGAGTGGATTTGATCGAATCTTCATCCAAGCCTAAATTTAGAACAAAGCCCGACAAAAATTACAAACTAAAATATGTTGCGAAGCAACGGAGTACTGCTTTAGGTGAGTAG
- the LOC135634120 gene encoding uncharacterized protein LOC135634120 isoform X4 → MQALKIPEAVLAFAQAAARANGEPEKYLPGWPLFSPAKVQLQKCEKCSREFCAMINYRRHILVHRRTLKIDKDFPRNREYLGAFWDKLSSDKAEEILSFTNMSIEEVSGASIIRVLSLWIGKPFFHSLPQTYAKAGSALLDVIQARPASSPICSKKLFSILDDASENTFLCTGTAVSLQKFVFDGEVSKIALEMKNLIACISFLLEQKLVKSWVADKDAEALRCHKLLMEEEEAAQRRQAELLERKRLKKLRQKEQKTKDLIGVENRIGSIRSTDGKTEFPGRSSSRTSSHSDLNTPAISENQVHHFTPSLDPVMATDFRMHVDTEVAVQYIVQNQMNDKQHPVSTQHLLSKPKKTIKNGFGTFQVPAAKFSGPKKNGLYKDTKAASSTTGYKIWTQKNRREEVPYDRMDKIHQDHSIYVDGSKVIIGSICVALGSSDRSKSSQGKLVKPCTKHNNVKSSTGMLWKPVGCHESGYELTTISDMKDYNLDVSLAKNSDQVSPSETHLALVEKRDSVPGAQQDSLAAQTSAGPLLFSSKIAEAFLTERWKEAIAADHVKLVLPSETEAYDSCDNPRYDCSEERPHSYDCLGHGKFGSGEKGGVPGVDLIESSSKPKFRTKPDKNYKLKYVAKQRSTALGE, encoded by the exons ATGCAAGCACTCAAAATTCCTGAAGCTGTTCTAGCCTTTGCTCAAGCTGCTGCAAGGGCAAACGGTGAGCCTGAAAAAT ATCTTCCAGGATGGCCTTTGTTCTCACCAGCTAAGGTGCAATTGCAGAAATGTGAAAAGTGTTCTCGAGAGTTTTGCGCTATGATAAATTATAGAAGACACATACTTGTGCATAGGCGTACCTTAAAGATTGATAAG GATTTTCCAAGGAACAGGGAGTATTTGGGTGCCTTCTGGGATAAG CTATCTTCGGATAAGGCCGAAGAAATTCTTTCTTTCACAAACATGTCCATAGAG GAGGTTAGTGGTGCTTCAATCATAAGGGTATTGTCATTATGGATTGGAAAGCCATTCTTTCATTCTCTACCGCAAACATATGCAAAGGCTGGATCTGCTTTATTG GATGTGATCCAAGCAAGGCCTGCCAGCTCACCGATATGCTCCAAGAAACTCTTTAGTATCCTTGATGATGCAAGTGAAAATACTTTTTTGTGCACTGGCACAGCTGTGTCCTTGCAGAAGTTTGTGTTTGACGGTGAAGTATCAAAGATTGCACTGGAAATGAAAAACCTCATTGCTTGTATTAGTTTCTTGCTTGAGCAGAAACTG GTCAAATCATGGGTTGCTGACAAGGATGCTGAAGCTTTAAGATGCCATAAGTTGctcatggaggaagaggaagctgcTCAGAGAAG GCAAGCTGAACTTCTGGAAAGGAAAAGATTGAAGAAACTTAGGcagaaagaacagaaaacaaaggaCTTAATTGGTGTAGAAAATAGGATCGGTTCAATTAGAAGTACAGACGGCAAAACTGAATTCCCTGGGAGATCAAGTTCAAGGACTTCATCTCATTCAGATTTGAATACCCCAGCAATATCAGAAAACCAAGTCCATCATTTTACTCCATCATTGGACCCTGTTATGGCTACCGACTTCAGGATGCATGTGGATACCGAGGTTGCAGTTCAGTATATTGTTCAAAATCAGATGAATGACAAACAACATCCTGTTTCCACGCAGCATTTACTCTCCAAACCAAAAAAAACCATTAAAAATGGTTTTGGTACATTTCAGGTCCCTGCTGCAAAATTTTCAGGTCCAAAAAAAAATGGTCTCTATAAGGACACAAAGGCCGCTTCATCAACCACTGGTTATAAGATTTGGACCCAGAAAAATAGGCGAGAGGAGGTGCCATATGACAGAATGGACAAGATTCATCAAGATCATTCGATTTATGTTGATGGTTCGAAGGTTATAATTGGTTCAATATGTGTAGCACTTGGAAGCAGTGATAGATCTAAATCTTCTCAAGGGAAGCTGGTCAAGCCTTGTACTAAACACAACAATGTCAAATCTTCAACAGGAATGCTGTGGAAACCCGTGGGATGCCATGAAAGTGGGTATGAATTGACAACTATATCTGATATGAAGGACTATAACTTGGATGTGTCTTTGGCCAAAAATTCTGACCAAGTTTCTCCCAGCGAGACCCATCTTGCTTTAGTTGAGAAGAGAGACAGTGTTCCTGGGGCACAGCAGGACTCTTTGGCAGCCCAAACAAGTGCAGGGCCATTGTTGTTCTCAAGCAAAATTGCAGAGGCTTTTCTCACAGAGA GATGGAAGGAGGCCATTGCTGCAGATCATGTGAAGCTAGTTCTACCATCTGAAACTGAAGCATATGATAGCTGCGATAATCCCCGGTATGATTGCTCTGAGGAAAGGCCACATTCTTATGATTGCCTTGGACATGGCAAATTTGGTAGCGGAGAAAAAGGTGGGGTGCCTGGAGTGGATTTGATCGAATCTTCATCCAAGCCTAAATTTAGAACAAAGCCCGACAAAAATTACAAACTAAAATATGTTGCGAAGCAACGGAGTACTGCTTTAGGTGAGTAG
- the LOC103973376 gene encoding V-type proton ATPase subunit D has protein sequence MSGQGQRLTVVPTVTMLGVMKARLVGATRGHALLKKKSDALTVQFRSILKKIVSTKESMGEIMRNSSFALTEVKYVAGDNIKHVVLESVKSASLRVRSRQENVAGVKLPRFEHFVDHGAGDAKSDLTGLARGGQQIQACRVAYVKAIEVLVELASLQTSFLTLDEAIKTTNRRVNALENVVKPRLENTINYIKGELDELEREDFFRLKKIQGYKKREIERQQQAAKNFAEEQYAEKISLKKGISINSAHNLLTVGVEKDEDIIF, from the coding sequence ATGTCCGGCCAAGGACAGAGATTGACTGTGGTCCCGACGGTGACGATGCTCGGGGTGATGAAGGCCCGGCTCGTCGGCGCTACCCGAGGCCACGCCCTTCTCAAGAAGAAGAGTGACGCCCTTACGGTGCAATTCCGCTCGATCTTGAAGAAAATTGTCTCCACCAAGGAATCCATGGGTGAGATCATGCGCAACTCCTCCTTTGCCCTCACCGAGGTCAAGTACGTTGCAGGAGACAATATCAAGCATGTGGTGCTTGAGTCCGTTAAATCTGCATCCCTCCGAGTTCGGTCCCGCCAGGAGAATGTTGCTGGCGTCAAGCTACCGCGCTTTGAACACTTTGTCGACCATGGCGCTGGGGATGCCAAGTCGGACCTCACTGGTCTGGCACGCGGTGGCCAACAGATTCAGGCTTGTCGTGTGGCCTATGTCAAGGCAATAGAGGTCCTTGTCGAGCTTGCTTCCCTTCAGACCTCATTCCTTACCCTCGACGAGGCCATTAAGACTACCAACAGGAGGGTCAATGCACTTGAGAATGTTGTCAAGCCACGGCTTGAAAATACAATTAACTACATCAAGGGGGAGCTTGATGAACTTGAACGAGAAGATTTCTTCCGTCTTAAAAAGATCCAAGGGTACAAGAAACGTGAGATTGAACGGCAGCAACAGGCTGCAAAGAATTTTGCTGAGGAACAATATGCAGAGAAGATCTCGCTGAAGAAGGGAATCTCAATAAATTCAGCTCACAACTTGCTCACTGTTGGTGTTGAGAAGGATGAAGATATAATCTTTTGA